From one Azospirillum sp. TSH100 genomic stretch:
- a CDS encoding phosphotransferase, whose translation MTQRDVLTTVAPPISTEEAGVMMRRHFGLSGNVRELSSERDRNFHISTPGERGAGGQGYVLKFTNPAEPQPVTAFQTGVMQHVALRDPILPVPRVVPTVEGEAQTTVLIDGHPMILRLLTYLDGTPLHAAPASPGLMRALGATLARLDLALADYEHPGSERDLLWDITRTASVADRLHYLADGPRRRMVERFIAHFADDVAPRLPVLRHQVIHNDLNPHNAVVDPVGHQAVTGIIDFGDALRAPLVNDLATALAYHVTSGETPFGSIVEMTRAYNAVLPLTAEEVELLPDLVAARLALTISITGWRAAEYPENAAYILRNAERAFTGLEKLTGDEAATARTLLHLACQEV comes from the coding sequence ATGACACAGCGTGATGTACTGACCACCGTCGCGCCGCCGATCTCCACGGAAGAGGCCGGCGTGATGATGCGGCGGCATTTCGGGCTGTCCGGCAATGTCCGGGAACTGAGCAGTGAGCGCGACCGCAATTTCCACATCTCCACTCCTGGGGAGCGGGGCGCCGGAGGCCAGGGTTATGTATTGAAATTCACCAACCCGGCCGAACCGCAGCCCGTCACCGCCTTCCAGACCGGGGTGATGCAGCATGTCGCCCTGCGCGACCCCATCCTCCCGGTGCCGCGCGTGGTGCCGACCGTGGAGGGAGAGGCGCAGACGACGGTCCTGATCGACGGCCATCCGATGATCCTGCGGCTGCTGACCTATCTGGATGGCACGCCGCTCCATGCCGCCCCGGCCTCACCGGGGCTGATGCGGGCACTGGGGGCGACGCTGGCGCGGCTGGATCTGGCGCTCGCCGACTACGAGCATCCGGGATCGGAGCGCGACCTGCTGTGGGACATCACGCGCACTGCCAGCGTCGCCGACCGGCTGCATTATCTCGCCGACGGGCCGCGCCGCCGGATGGTGGAACGCTTCATCGCCCACTTCGCCGATGACGTCGCTCCCCGGCTGCCCGTTCTACGGCATCAGGTGATCCACAACGACCTCAACCCGCACAACGCGGTTGTCGATCCGGTCGGACATCAGGCGGTCACCGGGATCATCGATTTTGGCGATGCGCTGAGAGCGCCGCTGGTCAACGATCTGGCGACGGCGCTCGCCTACCACGTCACCAGCGGCGAGACGCCCTTCGGCTCCATCGTCGAGATGACCCGCGCCTACAACGCCGTGCTGCCGCTGACAGCGGAGGAGGTTGAACTGCTGCCCGATCTGGTGGCCGCCCGTCTTGCCCTGACCATCTCCATCACCGGCTGGCGTGCGGCCGAATATCCGGAGAACGCCGCCTACATCCTGCGGAATGCCGAACGCGCCTTCACCGGCCTGGAAAAGCTGACCGGCGACGAGGCCGCCACCGCACGGACTCTGCTCCATCTCGCCTGCCAGGAAGTGTGA
- a CDS encoding carbohydrate ABC transporter permease, which yields MAVCVLLLVSPALLFFLWMLSLSLKFEIDNGAYPPILIPDRFAWKNYTTIFEGNSFLLYFWNSLIVTGAATLFALVVGVPAGYGIARMRAHKSAVVIMIARMTPGLSFLIPLFLLFQWLGLLGTLWPQIIIHLVVTVPIVIWIMIGYFETTPMELEEAAMVDGATRGQIFAKVALPIAKPGIVVAFILSVIFSWNNFVFGIVLASRETRTLPVAVYNMLSFEQVSWGPLAAAALVVTLPVLILTVAAQRQIVAGLTAGAVKGG from the coding sequence ATGGCCGTCTGCGTCCTGCTGCTGGTCTCCCCGGCGCTGCTGTTCTTCCTGTGGATGCTGTCGCTATCGCTGAAGTTCGAGATCGACAACGGCGCCTATCCGCCGATCCTGATCCCGGACCGCTTCGCCTGGAAGAACTATACGACGATCTTCGAGGGCAACAGCTTCCTGCTGTATTTCTGGAACAGCCTGATCGTCACCGGGGCGGCCACCCTGTTCGCGTTGGTGGTGGGCGTGCCGGCCGGGTACGGCATCGCCCGGATGCGGGCGCACAAGTCGGCGGTGGTCATCATGATCGCCCGCATGACGCCCGGCCTGTCCTTCCTGATCCCGCTGTTCCTGCTGTTCCAGTGGCTGGGGCTGCTCGGCACGCTGTGGCCGCAGATCATCATCCATCTGGTCGTCACCGTGCCCATCGTGATCTGGATCATGATCGGCTATTTCGAGACGACACCGATGGAGCTGGAGGAAGCGGCGATGGTCGATGGCGCGACGCGCGGGCAGATCTTCGCCAAGGTGGCGCTGCCGATCGCCAAGCCCGGCATCGTCGTCGCCTTCATCCTGTCGGTGATCTTCTCCTGGAACAACTTCGTCTTCGGCATCGTGCTGGCAAGCCGCGAGACGCGGACCCTGCCGGTCGCCGTCTACAACATGCTGTCCTTCGAGCAGGTGAGCTGGGGGCCGCTGGCCGCCGCCGCGCTGGTGGTGACGCTGCCTGTGCTGATCCTGACCGTGGCCGCCCAGCGCCAGATCGTGGCCGGCCTGACCGCCGGCGCCGTCAAGGGCGGCTGA
- a CDS encoding 3-hydroxyacyl-CoA dehydrogenase NAD-binding domain-containing protein has translation MPPPSPTISVAVLGCGLIGESWSALFLAHGLDVAAWDPDGAVLAALPERVERLLGQLRALGTATTVPGRLSIAPTVAAAVAGAGWIQENAPEKTVVKHSLYAEVEAAAAADAVIASSTSSLTWTDLAAGVVRRDRLVTAHPFNPPHLMPLVELFAADARALARAQTFYRGLGRATVVLKKDAVGRIANRLASALWREAVNIVAEGIADVADVDAALVHGPGLRWSVIGAHMAYHLGGGPGGIAHYLDHLGPSQERRWATLGSPSLTPEVRQLLIDGIAQEASGRSVATLEAERDHGLILTLAARRNAKQGVDA, from the coding sequence ATGCCACCACCCTCGCCAACCATCTCCGTCGCGGTACTTGGCTGCGGGCTGATCGGCGAAAGCTGGTCGGCCCTGTTCCTGGCCCATGGGCTCGATGTGGCCGCCTGGGATCCTGACGGCGCCGTGCTGGCGGCATTGCCGGAACGGGTGGAACGGTTGCTCGGCCAGTTGCGGGCGCTCGGAACCGCCACCACCGTGCCCGGTCGACTGTCGATCGCGCCAACGGTCGCGGCGGCCGTCGCTGGTGCCGGCTGGATTCAGGAGAATGCGCCGGAAAAGACCGTGGTGAAGCACAGCCTCTATGCCGAGGTGGAGGCCGCGGCGGCAGCGGATGCGGTGATCGCCAGCAGCACCTCCTCGCTGACCTGGACCGATCTGGCGGCGGGCGTGGTACGGCGTGACCGCCTCGTCACCGCCCACCCCTTCAATCCGCCGCATCTGATGCCGCTGGTCGAGCTGTTCGCCGCCGATGCGCGGGCTTTGGCGCGAGCGCAAACCTTCTATCGCGGCCTTGGTCGCGCGACGGTGGTGCTGAAGAAGGATGCGGTCGGCCGCATCGCCAACCGGCTGGCCTCCGCCCTTTGGCGCGAAGCGGTGAACATCGTGGCGGAGGGCATCGCCGATGTCGCCGACGTCGATGCAGCGCTGGTCCATGGTCCAGGATTGCGCTGGTCGGTGATCGGCGCCCACATGGCCTATCATCTGGGCGGTGGCCCGGGTGGCATCGCCCATTATCTCGACCATCTCGGGCCGAGCCAGGAACGGCGCTGGGCGACGCTTGGCAGCCCTAGTCTGACACCTGAGGTTCGCCAACTGCTGATCGATGGGATCGCGCAGGAAGCCTCCGGCCGCTCCGTCGCCACGCTGGAGGCCGAACGCGACCATGGCCTGATACTGACGCTGGCGGCCCGACGGAACGCAAAGCAGGGAGTGGACGCATGA
- a CDS encoding GntR family transcriptional regulator, whose translation MKGAFKPNDRLKIRDLAERLGTSVTPVRDAILRLVQDQALVLRSPRDIRVPMLSRAAYLEIRDIRVNLEGMAAARAAEKATPAQIAQLEALLTHNEEAMAAGNTALATELNQIFHFKLTEIADMPVLGDILRRLWLQMGPLIADVYGGAGRTMIDHHYPLMDAIRRHDSPAASIAIQADILLASGPILERIDAAVHAQLPEALAS comes from the coding sequence ATGAAGGGCGCGTTCAAGCCGAACGACCGCCTCAAGATCCGCGATCTCGCCGAACGGCTGGGAACCAGCGTTACGCCGGTGCGCGACGCCATCCTGCGGCTGGTGCAGGATCAGGCGCTGGTTCTGCGTTCGCCGCGCGACATCCGCGTTCCGATGCTGAGCCGCGCCGCCTATCTGGAGATCCGCGATATCCGCGTCAATCTGGAGGGAATGGCCGCCGCCCGCGCCGCCGAGAAGGCGACACCCGCCCAGATCGCTCAACTGGAAGCCCTGCTGACGCACAACGAGGAGGCGATGGCCGCCGGAAACACCGCACTGGCGACAGAACTCAACCAGATCTTCCATTTCAAGCTGACGGAAATCGCCGACATGCCGGTGCTCGGCGACATTCTGCGACGGCTCTGGCTCCAGATGGGGCCGTTGATCGCCGACGTCTATGGCGGCGCAGGGCGCACGATGATCGACCATCACTATCCGCTGATGGACGCGATCCGCCGCCACGACAGCCCGGCGGCATCCATCGCCATCCAGGCCGACATCCTGTTGGCGAGCGGCCCGATCCTGGAGCGGATCGACGCCGCGGTTCACGCCCAGCTCCCGGAAGCCCTGGCTTCCTGA
- a CDS encoding aspartate/glutamate racemase family protein: MTAETSAVKPGPRIALIHALEESVVPARVAFRAYWPAARIFDLLDTSLAVDLAEAGRLDEAMMGRFRTLAGYAAGTTGAGGRTAGILFTCSAFAPAIDAVKPQLPIPVLRPNESAFEAALATGDRIGIVVSFGPSADSLRAELSAMAAAAGRRIEVTIAVADGALAALKSGDGEGHDERVAGTAERLQGCDVVVLGQFSMARAQPKLQPLLSVPVLTTPGAAVEALRRVTARAGIT; encoded by the coding sequence ATGACCGCCGAAACGAGTGCCGTCAAGCCGGGGCCGCGCATCGCCCTGATCCATGCGCTCGAGGAATCGGTGGTGCCGGCCCGGGTCGCCTTCCGGGCGTACTGGCCCGCAGCCCGGATATTCGACCTGCTTGACACATCGCTCGCCGTCGACTTGGCGGAGGCCGGCCGGCTTGACGAGGCGATGATGGGGCGGTTCCGGACGCTGGCCGGCTATGCTGCCGGTACCACTGGCGCAGGGGGGCGGACGGCCGGCATCCTGTTCACCTGCTCCGCCTTCGCTCCGGCCATCGACGCGGTCAAGCCGCAGTTGCCGATCCCGGTGCTGCGTCCGAACGAGTCGGCGTTCGAGGCGGCGCTGGCAACCGGCGACCGAATCGGCATCGTCGTCAGCTTCGGCCCGTCCGCCGACTCTCTGCGCGCGGAACTGTCGGCGATGGCCGCCGCTGCCGGTCGCCGCATCGAGGTCACGATTGCCGTCGCCGACGGCGCGCTCGCCGCACTCAAGAGCGGTGACGGCGAGGGACATGACGAGCGTGTCGCTGGGACCGCCGAGCGGTTGCAGGGCTGCGATGTCGTCGTGCTCGGCCAATTCTCCATGGCGCGGGCGCAGCCGAAATTGCAGCCGCTGTTGTCCGTCCCGGTGCTCACCACCCCCGGGGCGGCGGTCGAGGCGCTGCGCCGTGTGACGGCGCGAGCCGGGATCACCTGA
- a CDS encoding ABC transporter substrate-binding protein: MSNGMSLSRRRLLASGATAGALGLSGISLPAFAQASGVNWRKYAGTKIEVNLIKSPRGETLTKYQKEFEELTGITVVSEQTPEQQQRQKAVIELTSGRPSFDVVHISYHVQKRQFEKGKWLADLTPFIKDPSLTDAGFLDDFSEAGVTFARSPEGGIGALPFSVDYWIVYWNKDLFAKKNLSFPKTFDEMVAAAAALTDPSSQTYGFVARGMKNANTPVWTSLLLGYDQYSVDANRNLLTDTPEAIEAAKLYQTLITKSAPPGVTGFNWAECQSAFLQGRVGMWFDGVGFAPPLEDPEKSRVVGKVGYGLMPKGPKAHAAATTGDGVGVTAASKNKEAAYLYCQWATGKLMGARLLQAGAGVPFRTSVLSDPEVRKGVKMPAAWVDAVVESAKISRLTLPVIIPVTEFRDVLGGALTNMISGSDPAAELKRATADFKPILERSEKT, encoded by the coding sequence ATGTCGAACGGAATGTCTTTGTCGCGCCGCCGGCTTCTGGCGTCGGGCGCCACGGCCGGTGCGCTGGGCCTCAGCGGTATCAGCTTGCCGGCCTTCGCCCAGGCCAGTGGGGTCAACTGGCGCAAATATGCCGGCACCAAGATCGAGGTGAACCTGATCAAGAGCCCGCGCGGCGAGACGCTGACCAAGTATCAGAAGGAATTCGAGGAGCTGACCGGCATCACCGTGGTGTCGGAACAGACCCCGGAGCAGCAGCAGCGCCAGAAGGCGGTGATCGAGCTGACCTCCGGCCGGCCGAGCTTCGACGTCGTGCACATCAGCTATCACGTCCAGAAGCGCCAGTTCGAGAAGGGCAAGTGGCTTGCCGATCTGACGCCCTTCATCAAGGATCCGTCGCTGACCGATGCCGGATTCCTCGACGATTTCTCCGAAGCCGGCGTGACCTTCGCCCGCAGCCCGGAGGGCGGGATCGGCGCCTTGCCCTTCTCGGTCGATTACTGGATCGTCTATTGGAACAAGGATCTGTTCGCGAAGAAGAACCTGTCCTTCCCCAAGACCTTCGACGAGATGGTCGCCGCCGCAGCCGCGCTGACCGATCCGTCGAGCCAGACCTACGGCTTCGTCGCCCGCGGCATGAAGAACGCCAACACGCCGGTGTGGACCAGCCTGCTGCTGGGTTATGACCAGTACAGCGTCGATGCCAACCGCAACCTGCTGACCGACACGCCGGAAGCGATCGAGGCGGCCAAGCTCTACCAGACTCTGATTACCAAATCGGCGCCGCCGGGCGTCACCGGCTTCAACTGGGCGGAATGCCAGTCGGCTTTCCTCCAGGGCCGCGTCGGCATGTGGTTCGACGGCGTCGGCTTCGCCCCGCCGCTGGAGGATCCGGAGAAGTCGCGCGTCGTCGGCAAGGTCGGCTACGGCCTGATGCCGAAGGGGCCGAAGGCGCATGCGGCCGCCACCACCGGCGATGGTGTCGGCGTCACCGCGGCGTCGAAGAACAAGGAGGCTGCCTATCTCTATTGCCAATGGGCGACCGGCAAGCTGATGGGCGCCCGCCTTTTGCAGGCTGGGGCCGGCGTGCCGTTCCGCACCTCCGTCCTGTCGGATCCGGAGGTGCGCAAGGGCGTGAAGATGCCGGCCGCCTGGGTCGATGCCGTTGTTGAATCGGCGAAGATCAGTCGCCTCACCCTGCCGGTCATCATTCCGGTTACCGAGTTCCGCGACGTGCTGGGCGGGGCGCTGACCAACATGATCTCCGGCAGCGATCCAGCCGCGGAACTGAAGCGGGCGACCGCCGACTTCAAGCCGATCCTCGAGCGCAGCGAGAAGACGTGA
- a CDS encoding aspartate aminotransferase family protein: MTMINAYTPDAAGSLPERERALIARREKLLGPAYRLFYADPIHVVRGEGPYLYDVDGNRYLDAYNNVASVGHCRPEVVEAMAKQAAVLNTHTRYLTDGILDFAEAFLAEFPAELSHLMLTCTGSEANDLALRVARVHTGGTGVVIAHNAYHGVTSALAEMSPSLGAAVKLGDHVRVVPAPDGYRIPASEVGGAFARSVEAAIADLREKGIAPAALLVDTIFSSSGVFTDPAGFLTPAVEVMRKAGGIFIADEVQPGFGRLGTHMWGFARHGLVPDIVTVGKPMGNGHPVAGAIFRPEVIEAFGRSQRYFNTFGGNPVSCAVAHAVLRVIKTERLQENALTVGTRMIDGIRALASKHDLIGDVRGSGLFIGIEMVRDRKLKSPAPEETARVVNDMRRRRVLISATGQEGHILKIRPPLVFSANDAALFLSTLDEVLSAL; this comes from the coding sequence ATGACGATGATCAATGCCTACACCCCTGACGCCGCCGGCTCCCTGCCGGAGCGCGAGCGCGCCCTGATCGCCCGCCGCGAGAAGCTGCTAGGCCCCGCCTACCGCCTGTTCTACGCCGACCCGATCCATGTCGTGCGCGGAGAGGGACCGTATCTCTATGACGTCGATGGCAACCGCTATCTCGACGCATACAACAACGTCGCCTCGGTCGGGCATTGCCGGCCGGAGGTGGTGGAGGCGATGGCGAAGCAGGCGGCAGTGCTTAACACCCACACACGCTATCTGACCGACGGCATCCTCGACTTCGCCGAAGCCTTCCTGGCGGAATTCCCGGCTGAGCTGTCGCACCTGATGCTGACCTGCACCGGCAGTGAGGCCAACGATCTGGCCCTGCGCGTCGCCCGCGTCCATACCGGCGGCACCGGGGTCGTCATCGCGCACAATGCCTATCACGGCGTCACCTCCGCCCTGGCGGAGATGTCCCCGTCGCTGGGCGCCGCAGTGAAGCTGGGCGACCATGTCCGCGTCGTGCCGGCGCCCGACGGCTACCGCATTCCGGCCTCGGAGGTCGGCGGCGCCTTCGCCCGCTCGGTGGAAGCGGCGATTGCCGATCTGCGCGAGAAGGGCATCGCCCCGGCGGCCCTGCTGGTCGACACCATCTTCTCCAGCAGCGGGGTCTTCACCGATCCGGCGGGCTTCCTCACTCCGGCGGTCGAGGTGATGCGCAAGGCCGGCGGCATCTTCATCGCCGACGAAGTGCAGCCAGGATTCGGCCGGCTCGGCACCCACATGTGGGGCTTCGCCCGCCACGGTCTGGTGCCCGACATCGTGACAGTCGGCAAGCCGATGGGCAACGGCCACCCGGTGGCCGGCGCCATCTTCCGGCCGGAGGTGATCGAGGCGTTCGGCCGCAGCCAGCGCTATTTCAACACCTTCGGCGGCAACCCGGTCTCCTGCGCCGTGGCCCATGCAGTGCTGCGCGTCATCAAGACGGAACGCTTGCAGGAGAACGCGCTGACCGTCGGCACCCGGATGATCGACGGCATCCGTGCGCTGGCCTCCAAGCACGACCTGATCGGCGACGTGCGCGGCAGCGGCCTGTTCATCGGCATCGAGATGGTGCGCGACCGCAAGCTGAAGTCCCCGGCGCCCGAGGAAACGGCTCGTGTCGTCAACGACATGCGCCGGCGCCGGGTGCTGATCAGCGCCACCGGACAGGAGGGCCACATCCTGAAGATCCGCCCACCGCTGGTCTTCTCGGCCAACGACGCCGCGCTGTTCCTGTCCACGCTGGACGAGGTGCTGTCGGCGCTGTGA
- a CDS encoding dihydrodipicolinate synthase family protein, translating to MNQSTGRFGLSCALTTPYHEDGSVDLARLTRHVAWCLASGCDSVTLFGTTGEGPLLGQVAREQMIGALKGAGIDFRSHVVGGVIAASLHDALDQANQLLDADARALLVAPPFYFKGVSDDGLFAWFSSLITKLGDRARGIILYHIPSVTAVPLSIDLIGRLKAAFPQAIIGVKDSAGDWGYSQQLLAAHRHDLAVLIGDERVLAQAVRDGGQGAISGMANLVPGRLRTVVHQGRDDAALVELVDAVLRYPVTPAVKALVSHATGDSAWLTVRAPLLPMSVADTATLGSLFDRVFADRAA from the coding sequence GTGAATCAATCTACTGGCCGCTTCGGCCTGTCCTGCGCGCTGACCACGCCCTACCATGAGGACGGCAGTGTGGATCTGGCCCGCCTGACCCGGCATGTCGCCTGGTGCCTCGCCAGCGGCTGCGACTCGGTCACCCTGTTCGGCACCACGGGAGAGGGGCCGCTGCTCGGCCAGGTGGCGCGCGAGCAGATGATCGGCGCGCTGAAGGGCGCCGGCATCGATTTCCGCAGCCATGTGGTCGGCGGCGTCATCGCCGCGTCGCTGCATGACGCGCTCGATCAGGCCAACCAGCTGCTCGACGCCGACGCACGGGCCCTGCTGGTCGCCCCGCCCTTCTACTTCAAGGGCGTGTCGGACGACGGGCTGTTCGCGTGGTTCTCCAGCCTGATCACCAAGCTGGGCGACCGAGCGCGCGGCATCATCCTGTACCACATCCCCTCCGTCACCGCGGTTCCGCTGTCGATCGACCTGATCGGCCGGCTGAAGGCCGCCTTCCCGCAGGCGATCATCGGGGTGAAGGATTCCGCCGGTGACTGGGGCTACAGCCAGCAGCTGCTCGCCGCCCACCGCCACGACCTCGCCGTGCTGATCGGCGATGAGCGGGTGCTGGCGCAGGCGGTGCGCGACGGCGGTCAGGGCGCTATCTCGGGCATGGCCAATCTGGTGCCGGGACGGCTGCGGACGGTGGTCCATCAAGGCCGCGACGATGCCGCGCTGGTCGAGTTGGTGGACGCAGTTCTGCGTTATCCTGTCACCCCGGCGGTGAAGGCGCTGGTGTCGCACGCCACCGGCGACAGCGCATGGTTGACGGTGAGGGCCCCTTTGCTGCCTATGTCGGTGGCGGACACCGCGACGCTCGGCAGTCTCTTCGACCGGGTGTTCGCGGACAGGGCCGCCTGA
- a CDS encoding carbohydrate ABC transporter permease, with amino-acid sequence MSILTSSDRVTGAASVGRTKRLRPSYWPFVVPALIVVVGVIVFPWVFTLWMSAMEWRIGEEQRFVGLQNYARLFTDVRFLEAMAHTLVYTALSVLAPLVLGTAAALAFNTKLPARGLLRGIFVMPMMATPVAIALVWTMMFHPQLGVLNYLLSLVGIGPLQWVYHPSTVILSLVLVETWQWTPLVMLIVLGGLAALPTEPYESAQIDGATAWQRFRYLTLPMIKPFLMVTVIIRTIDALKSFDILYTITQGGPGTASETINLYLYSVAFTYYDIGYGSAIAVVFFVLIILLSLILLHLRQRSAWNSGDGK; translated from the coding sequence GTGAGCATCCTGACCTCTTCCGACCGCGTGACCGGTGCCGCTTCCGTCGGCAGGACGAAGCGGCTTCGGCCCTCCTACTGGCCTTTTGTGGTGCCGGCGCTGATCGTCGTCGTCGGGGTCATCGTCTTTCCCTGGGTCTTCACCCTGTGGATGAGCGCCATGGAATGGCGCATCGGCGAGGAGCAGCGATTCGTCGGTTTGCAGAACTATGCCCGGCTGTTCACCGACGTGCGCTTCCTGGAGGCGATGGCCCACACGCTGGTCTATACCGCGCTGTCGGTCCTGGCACCGCTGGTGCTGGGCACCGCGGCGGCGCTGGCCTTCAACACCAAGCTGCCGGCCCGCGGCCTGCTGCGCGGCATCTTCGTCATGCCGATGATGGCGACCCCGGTCGCCATCGCGCTCGTGTGGACGATGATGTTCCACCCGCAACTGGGCGTGCTGAACTACCTGCTGTCGCTGGTCGGCATCGGGCCGCTGCAATGGGTCTATCACCCCAGCACGGTGATCCTGTCGCTGGTGCTGGTGGAGACCTGGCAGTGGACGCCACTTGTGATGCTGATCGTGCTGGGCGGTCTGGCGGCGCTGCCGACCGAGCCGTATGAGAGCGCGCAGATCGACGGCGCCACCGCCTGGCAGCGCTTCCGCTATCTGACACTGCCGATGATCAAGCCCTTCCTAATGGTGACGGTCATCATCCGCACCATCGACGCGCTGAAGAGCTTCGACATCCTCTACACCATCACCCAGGGCGGGCCGGGCACGGCGTCGGAGACGATCAACCTCTATCTCTACAGCGTCGCCTTCACCTACTACGACATCGGCTACGGCTCGGCCATCGCGGTGGTGTTCTTCGTGCTGATCATCCTGCTGTCGCTGATCCTGCTGCACCTGCGCCAGCGCAGCGCCTGGAATTCGGGAGACGGGAAATGA
- a CDS encoding GntR family transcriptional regulator — protein sequence MTTSARHDRVKRDRDAVNLRSRAYESFTQRLLADEIRPGQFISQRELVELTELPLGAIRELIPRLEAEGLVKTVPQRGMQVAHVDLNLIRDAFQFRLFLEREAVAVFAQEAPEATIGALLDDHERIIAACAEAESNGGVQPALLKEAQDIDWALHLTIIDALGNAIISDAYRVNQIKIRLIKQSKTKLNTTVLVPTMREHLAIIHAIQARDPERAQDAIGTHILSARDRAIGLR from the coding sequence ATGACGACCTCCGCCAGACATGACCGGGTCAAACGCGACCGCGACGCGGTCAACCTGCGCAGCAGGGCTTACGAAAGCTTCACGCAACGGCTGCTGGCGGACGAGATCCGCCCCGGGCAGTTCATCTCGCAGCGCGAGCTGGTCGAGCTGACCGAACTGCCGCTGGGGGCGATCCGCGAACTGATCCCCAGGCTGGAGGCCGAAGGGCTGGTGAAGACCGTGCCGCAGCGCGGGATGCAGGTCGCCCATGTCGACCTCAACCTGATCCGCGATGCCTTCCAGTTCCGCCTGTTCCTGGAACGGGAGGCGGTGGCGGTCTTTGCCCAGGAGGCGCCGGAGGCGACGATCGGCGCGCTGCTGGACGATCATGAACGCATCATCGCCGCCTGCGCCGAAGCCGAATCGAACGGCGGCGTGCAGCCCGCCTTGCTGAAGGAGGCGCAGGACATCGACTGGGCGCTGCACCTGACGATCATCGACGCACTGGGCAACGCCATCATTTCCGACGCTTACCGGGTCAACCAGATCAAGATCCGGCTGATCAAGCAGTCCAAGACCAAGCTGAACACCACTGTGCTGGTGCCGACGATGCGCGAACATCTCGCCATCATCCATGCCATCCAGGCCCGCGATCCGGAGCGGGCTCAGGATGCCATCGGCACGCACATCCTCAGCGCCCGCGACCGCGCAATCGGCCTGCGCTGA